The Brevibacillus brevis genome contains a region encoding:
- a CDS encoding amidohydrolase: protein MSLETKKWADEVAEQVVSWRRYLHQHPELSFEEEKTSQFIYETLESFGNLELSRPTKTSVVARLIGSQPGKVLGIRADIDALPIHEENDVPYASGKAGVMHACGHDGHTAMLLGAAKILSQYKDQIKGEVRFFFQHAEELPPGGAAEIVRAGAADGLDSIIGIHLASYMPVGKFGVLYGALTSSTDRFDIKIQGKGGHSSQPEASVDPIVIGAQVITGLQQIVSRNVSALDKVVISVTMLNAGTAYNIIPDSMTLTGSTRCFDAEIRKNIPMWIERIVKGITEAHGASYEFTFSHGYTSVVNDKQVTKLMEDTIRERWGEEEIIYIDPLMPGEDFSEYLKKAPGCFIQLGAGNPDKGFTYPHHHPRFDFDEDAMVRGVELFVRAAQKVVME, encoded by the coding sequence GTGAGTTTGGAAACGAAGAAATGGGCGGATGAAGTAGCTGAGCAGGTAGTCTCATGGCGACGATATCTCCATCAGCATCCAGAATTGTCGTTTGAAGAGGAGAAGACGTCCCAATTTATTTACGAAACGTTGGAATCTTTCGGGAATTTAGAGCTTTCGCGGCCAACCAAAACGAGTGTGGTCGCTCGACTGATCGGATCACAGCCAGGAAAAGTTCTTGGCATTCGCGCTGACATTGATGCTCTCCCCATTCATGAAGAAAATGATGTGCCATACGCATCTGGAAAAGCTGGCGTGATGCACGCATGCGGACATGACGGTCACACAGCGATGCTGTTGGGAGCCGCAAAAATTTTGTCCCAGTACAAGGATCAAATCAAAGGTGAGGTTCGTTTCTTCTTCCAGCATGCCGAGGAGCTCCCGCCGGGTGGGGCTGCCGAAATCGTAAGAGCTGGTGCAGCGGACGGACTGGATTCGATCATTGGCATTCATTTGGCATCGTACATGCCTGTCGGGAAATTCGGTGTTCTTTACGGGGCACTTACTTCATCGACAGATCGCTTCGATATCAAGATTCAAGGAAAAGGCGGGCATTCCTCGCAACCGGAAGCATCCGTTGACCCGATCGTTATTGGGGCACAGGTTATTACTGGATTACAACAAATTGTATCCCGCAATGTGAGTGCGTTGGACAAGGTCGTTATTTCGGTGACGATGCTGAATGCAGGGACAGCGTATAACATTATTCCGGATTCGATGACACTGACGGGCTCCACACGCTGCTTCGATGCGGAGATTCGCAAAAATATTCCGATGTGGATTGAACGAATTGTCAAAGGAATTACGGAAGCGCATGGCGCAAGTTATGAATTCACGTTCTCACATGGCTACACATCGGTTGTCAATGACAAGCAGGTGACCAAGCTGATGGAGGATACGATCCGCGAGCGTTGGGGAGAAGAAGAGATTATTTACATTGATCCTTTGATGCCGGGTGAAGATTTCTCTGAGTATTTGAAAAAAGCTCCAGGCTGTTTTATTCAATTGGGTGCTGGCAATCCAGACAAAGGCTTTACATACCCGCATCATCATCCACGCTTTGATTTTGATGAGGATGCAATGGTACGCGGTGTGGAATTGTTTGTTCGTGCAGCTCAAAAGGTCGTCATGGAGTAG
- a CDS encoding amino acid permease has translation MRQEKEQQLLEDKRDLNKFGYAQELLRDMGGFSNFAISFSIISILTGAVSLYGHGLLYGGSGMMGFGWTLVALFVILIAASMSELASAIPTAGALYHWAAILGSKRWGWYTAWINLIGQIGIVAGIDYSFSLFADPLLASAFGYTSTETTTLILFGITLLLHGTFNHIGIRLVARLNDFSAWYHIGVVVILVGSLVFFSRHDLQPLDYLFQVGQTFSDKPYAIAFLIGLLQAQWTFTGYDASAHTIEETINPRVRAAWGIYTSVAFSFIFGFIMLAFVTLSIKNAAAASEAENAFIYVISEALGGTFGSVVLWLVTFAMWFCGLASITSFSRMLYAVSRDKGMPWSHQWAEISTKYRTPAKAIWLVIILSFALALFDYIVKSINPNTSYTTLAFLTAVSVVGLYVAYGIPLYLKLRAESRGLFQRKHYGPWHLGNWSKPINVLSLIWIVFISIMMVIPPNQTAGYALIAMFLVLLIMDLAYYRKHFKGPQAALGNSEEDIKRQEAKFRDS, from the coding sequence GTGCGGCAGGAAAAAGAACAGCAATTACTCGAGGACAAGAGAGACCTGAACAAGTTTGGTTATGCGCAGGAATTACTGAGGGATATGGGTGGCTTTTCGAACTTTGCGATCTCATTTTCGATTATCTCTATTTTGACTGGTGCGGTATCCTTGTACGGGCACGGATTACTGTATGGCGGGTCTGGCATGATGGGCTTCGGATGGACCTTGGTAGCGTTATTCGTCATCCTGATTGCAGCATCGATGTCTGAACTCGCATCTGCGATCCCTACAGCCGGAGCCTTGTATCACTGGGCAGCTATTTTAGGAAGCAAACGGTGGGGCTGGTACACAGCGTGGATCAATCTCATAGGCCAGATCGGGATTGTCGCAGGCATTGACTATTCGTTCTCTTTGTTTGCAGATCCGCTGCTCGCGAGCGCGTTTGGCTATACCTCAACAGAAACGACCACGTTAATCCTGTTCGGGATCACGCTCCTTTTGCACGGTACGTTTAACCACATTGGAATTCGACTCGTTGCCCGGTTAAATGACTTCTCCGCTTGGTATCATATTGGCGTCGTCGTCATACTCGTCGGAAGCCTCGTCTTTTTCTCCCGTCATGATTTGCAACCGCTTGATTACCTCTTTCAAGTTGGTCAAACCTTTTCAGACAAACCGTACGCAATTGCTTTTTTAATTGGGTTGTTACAAGCCCAGTGGACGTTTACTGGCTACGACGCATCGGCGCATACGATTGAAGAAACCATTAACCCGCGGGTTCGTGCTGCTTGGGGGATTTATACGTCCGTGGCCTTTTCCTTTATTTTTGGATTTATCATGCTTGCTTTTGTCACCTTATCCATCAAAAACGCAGCGGCTGCGAGTGAAGCGGAAAATGCATTTATTTATGTGATTAGCGAGGCATTAGGCGGCACATTTGGTTCGGTTGTGCTGTGGCTGGTCACCTTTGCGATGTGGTTCTGTGGCTTGGCGTCGATTACTTCCTTTTCGCGAATGTTGTATGCGGTTTCACGTGACAAAGGAATGCCGTGGAGCCACCAATGGGCAGAAATATCGACCAAGTACAGAACGCCGGCAAAAGCAATTTGGCTGGTTATCATTCTTTCTTTTGCGCTTGCCTTGTTCGATTACATCGTGAAAAGCATCAATCCTAATACGTCGTATACCACTTTGGCATTTCTTACAGCGGTAAGTGTCGTTGGGCTATATGTCGCCTACGGGATTCCCTTGTATCTCAAGCTCCGGGCAGAGTCGCGAGGACTATTTCAGCGGAAACATTACGGTCCATGGCATTTAGGGAACTGGAGTAAACCCATCAACGTGTTGAGTCTGATTTGGATCGTCTTCATCTCGATCATGATGGTGATTCCACCCAATCAAACTGCTGGGTATGCCTTGATTGCCATGTTTTTGGTGCTTCTGATCATGGATTTGGCTTATTACCGGAAGCATTTCAAGGGCCCGCAAGCTGCGCTGGGAAATTCGGAGGAAGACATTAAACGTCAGGAAGCAAAATTTCGGGACTCCTAA